The Stigmatella ashevillena genomic sequence ACTTCAGGGTGGGGGAAGCCAAAGCGGTTGCGGCGCCCCACACAGAAGATGACGTACCGGGGTTGCGTCCGCTCCACGAACGGCGGGGTGGAGGAGGTCCGCGAGCCGTGATGGGGGGCCTTGAGGACCGTCACGGGCCCCAGGTGTTCGAGCAAGGCCTCCTCGCCCGCTTCCTCCACATCGCCCGCCAGGAGCACGGACACCTCTCCGTGGCGAACGAGCACCACCACGCTCTGGTCGTTGACTCCCTCGAGGAGCTCCCGCTGATCGGCTGGAGGAGGCCCGAGCACCTCCAGGGTGGCCTCGCCCAGGGTGAAGGACGTCCTGCCCACCTCCACTTCCTTCACCTGGGCCCCTCCCGCCGCGGCGATGAGCTTTCGAGACAGGGCCCCCTGCGTGGTGCCCGAGGGCAACCAGAGCTGCGCCGTGGGCACCTTTGCCAACGTGGAGATGAGCCCGAGCGCATGATCGGGATGGGGGTGAGACAGAACGGTGAGGGCCAGGTGCCCGATGCGCTCGTGCGCGAGGAAGGGAAGGACGAACCGTGCTCCGGTATCGGCGCCCTGAGGCACCCCGCCTCCGTCCACCAGGGCATGGTGCCCGCGCGAGCTGAGCACCGCCGCGTCCCCCTGGCCCACGGAGAGAAAGGTGATGCGCAAGGGGGGCTTGGGCTGGAGCCAGGGGACCAGCAGGGCCAGGGCGAGGGCCAAGGGCGTGGCCAGACCGCCCAGGCGCCACCTCCCGGTCCCGAGCGCCCAGGCTCCCAGCCCGGCGGTGTACAGGGCCGTGGTCACCGCTCCGAACGGAGGGAGGTCCACGGTCGCGAGCGGGACCGCGGCGAAGAAGCGGGTGAGGATCAGCAGCACCTCCGAGGCCCAGGCCCCTCCCCACAGCACCGGAGTGGCCAGCACCGGGGCCACCGTGAACAGGGCCGCTCCGCCCGCGGCGAAGCCCGTGAGCAAGCCGCACAGGGGCAGACAGACAATGTTGGAGATGAGTCCGGCGAGGCTCGCACGTCCAAAGGCGCTGGCTACCAGGGGCAGACCCGCCCCCGTCACCGCGACGCTGGCGCAGAACGTCTCGAGGATGGTCTCTCGCGCCTGCCCGGCAAGCCGGACGAGCCGGCGTTTCTCCTGGGCATCCGGAGGGGCGATGGGAACGGCCGCGCGCAGGGCGGGCGTGAGCAGCAGCAAGCTGAGCACGGCCAGAAACGACAGTTGCAGCGACAGATCCGCGACGCTGGAGGGCGCCCACACCGTGAGCACGACTGCGGCGGCGGCAAGGCTGTTGAGCCCATCGGCCCGGCGCCACAACGCCAAGCCCAGCAGCACCACCGTGGCCATGACCGCCGAGCGCACCGCGGGCGGCTGGTTCCCGGTGAAGAGCACATAGGCCCAGACAAAGGGAATCGAAGCGGGAGCCGCCACCCGGCGTGCGTCCATCCCCCGGAAGCGCACCCCCACGCGGACGAGCAACCGCCGCAGCAAGGCCAGGGTCATCAACGCCAGGGCCGCCACGTGGAGACCACTCACACTGAGCACATGGGCCAGCCCGCTTCGGGAGAACGCCTCTTCCAACGCATCGTCGAGCGAGGCGCGCTGCCCCGCGGCGAGGGTGAGGAACAGCGCCGCCGCGTCTTCCGAGGGGGCCACGGCCCGGACCGCCGTGGACAGGCCCTGCTGGGTCCGCTCGACGTACTGCCGCCAGGCCGGAGCAGAGGACACCACCAGCAGCCGTCCCGCCTTGACGCTGCCCGTGAAGACAAAGGCCCGCCGCCGCCGCATGGGCGTGAAGTCCTTCTCGCCCGGATTGCCCGCGGGCTCCAGGGGCTGAAGGCGTGCCTCGGCCTGGATGCGCTGGCCGGGCAGCAGCGGGGGCGTTTTTCCTTGCACGGTCAGACTGGCGCGGAAACGGGCAGGAACGGTGGGGGCGTCCTTCTCTCCCGCCCGTGCGACGGCCACGTGCAGACGTACCGCGTCATCGAAATGATCGACGCGTTCGATCTCTCCCTCCAAGACCGCGGCACCCCCGGAACTCAGCCCGGGCGGAACGTCCACACGGGCCTCGAGCCCTGCCAGTCCCGCGCCAACGGCCCCCAGCGCGAGCAACGCCGCGAGGTGGGAACCAGGCAAGCGAGCGAACGCCCAAGCGGCTGAGCTCAGGACAGTCGCGACGACTAGGAATAGCCAGTGAAGGGTTTCCGTTCTTGCTGTGTTTCCTGCAGCGCCGAGCATCAGGCTCAATGCAGGGAACACAAAAGGTCGCGCGCCGAGGTCGCGCCACGCATAACGATTCACAACCCCACCTCGCCCGTCCTGCCCCTGACGCGTCACCCACAGCGGCGGATAACGCGCACGAAATCCGACACGGTAGTCGGCGTGTTCCGAAGCGGTCAAGGCCTTCTGTGACGAAATGTTGCTGGAGGATGTGGTTTGTGGTAGTTAGGCGGTGCTTCAGGTGGCCGGAGCCGGAATCATTCTCAAGGAGGCGGTAACGAGTGCAGACCAGCTTCAAGACTGGTGACAAGGCGGTTTACCCGGGCCAGGGCGTTGGCGAGGTCATGGGTATCGAGCACACCGAAGTGGCCGGTCAGCGTCAGTCCTTCTACGTGCTGCGCATCCTGGAGAATGGGATGCGGATCATGATCCCGATCAATAAGGTCGGCTCGGTGGGCCTGCGGGAGATCATCAGCGAGGAGGACGTCAAGCAGGTCTATTCCATCCTCAAGGAGAAGGACATCTCGGTCGACTCCACGACCTGGAACCGGCGCTACCGGGAGTACATGGAGAAGATCAAGACGGGCTCCGTCTTCGAGATCGCCGAGGTGCTGCGTGACCTCTACCTCTTGAAGGGCGACAAGGACCTCTCCTTCGGAGAGCGCAAGATGCTGGACACGGCACGCTCGCTGCTCATCAAGGAGCTGTCGTTGGCGAAGGACTGCTCCGAAGAGGAGATCGAGTCCGACCTGAAGAAGATCTTCAACATCGCCTCCTAGCGCACCCCGCGCTGTAGGCGCATGCTCCGCCCTGGGCCCTTCATGAGGTCCAGGGCGTTTTCATGTCCGAAGAACAGCTTGTCCAGGAAGAGCGGGAGCGGCGCATCGCGGAGCTGGAGGCCCGGCTGGCGCGGCGTCCCCGAAGCGCCGTCAGGCCCCCCATGGCGTTGCTCGCCCTGGGGGTGAGCGTGGCGCTGCTGGTGATGCAGCGGCGGGAGCTGGCCTACCTCTTTTCGCCGCGCACCCCCCTGTCGCTGGGGGTGGAAGGCGACTACCGCCCCGAGGCTTTGATCTCCAACCGCTATGCCCAGGTGCATGGCGTGCCGGCGGCGCACGGCGCTTATGAGCGCGAGGGGGATGCCCTCTACGTGCTGGTCGGGCTCCGGGAGTCTCCCTTCGTGGTCCGCCGGCCGGCCCTGCCGGGAGAGGAGTGGATCGCGGGCCGACCGCCGCCGCCGGATCCCCGGCCCTTCGCGGTGCGGGGACGGCTGCTGGCCGAGGAGGATGCGCCCCGTTACCGGGACGCCTTCGCGTTGCTGCGCGAGAAAGGCGAGCTTCAGCCCCGGGAAGGAAGGTTGTGGCTCGTCGTCGAGGGGCAGCGGCCGGGGGAGGATTGGGGCCGGGCGGGGGTGGCGTTGTTGCTGGCCGCCTTCGCCGCCGCCAACGTCATGCTGCTGGTGCGCGGCCTGCGCCGTCCCCCCTCCGGGGAACGGTGAGGCACCCCGGCCTTACAGGAAGACCAGGCCCACGAGGGCCAGGAGCAACCCGACGCAGGCGGTGATCAACGCCACGTGCCGGCGTCGCAGGGGCCGACGGGCCGGGCTCGCCTCCGGAGCGGCGGTTGTCTGGGCCACGGTGGAAGCGCCTCCTGCCCCTCGCAGCTTCAGGACGGAATTGCCCAGGGTGAGTTCGTCCCCCGCGCGCAGCTCCGTGTCGCCTTCGATCTTCACCCGGTTGATGAAGGTGCCGTTCTGGCTGCCGAGATCTCTCAAGATGAACCGTTCTCCGGTGCGCACGAGCTGCACGTGGCGGCGGCTGATGGACGGGTGTTGAAGGCGCAAGTCACACGCCGAGGCGCGGCCGATGACCAGCACCCCCTGATTGACGGGGATGAGCTGGCCGGAGCCGGGCCCCTTCTCCACATAGAGGGAGGCGGAGGTGTGGCCGGGCTCGGCGCCTTCGCGGGCATCGAACCGGGGCAGCAACTCGCGATCCTGGTGCATCTGCCGCGGGCCCCTCGGGCCTCGCGGCGCGCGGCGGGGACCGACGGGGAACTGGGGCACGCGCTGGGGGCGCGGATCATCCGCCTGGAGCGGGGTGATCTCGTCGTCGTCGAAGGGAAGCTCCGCTTCCTGCTTCTTGGGCGCCGACACGCTCGGGGGCTGAGGGGGGCGAGGGGGGCGCTTGGGGTTGGATGGAGCCATGCCTGTGCCTATTCTCCCAGATTGGTGGCTGGCCCTGCCATATCCAGGCGCTTAGAGTGACAGCCTCCACTCAGCCCAGGAAGGAATCTCGCCGTGGCCCCGTCGTCGATTGCGCTCTTCAACACGCTGACGATGCAGAAAGAGCCCCTCGTCCCCGCCGAGCCCGGCGTCGTGCGCCTCTATGTGTGTGGGCCTACGGTCTATAGTTACATACATATCGGGAATGCACGCACCTTTACTTCCTTCGACGTGGTGGCGCGCTACCTGCGCTACCGGGGCTACCGGGTGCACTACGTCCGCAACTACACGGACGTGGACGACAAGATCATCAAGGCGGCGCACGAGACCGGTGAGGAGCCGGTCGCGTTGGCAGGACGCTTCGTGAAGATCTTCCAGGAGGATGCGCATGCCCTGCACCTGCTGGAGCCGGACGTCGCGCCCAAGGTGAGCGAGCACCTGCCGGAGATCCTCCGCATCATCGAGGTGCTGGTGGCCAAGGGGGTGGCGTACGAGTCCCAAGGGGACGTCTACTTCTCGGTGAGCAGCTACCCGGAGTACGCGAAGCTGTCCAAGCGCAAGTTGGACGATCTGTGCGCGGGCGAGCGCGTTCAGCCGGGAGAGCAGAAGCGAGAGCCCCTGGACTTCGCGCTCTGGAAGGCCGCCAAGCCGGGCGAGCCCGCCTGGGACAGCCCGTGGGGAAAAGGCCGGCCGGGCTGGCACATCGAGTGCTCGGCGATGAGCGCGAAGTACCTGGGGGAGTCCTTCGACATCCACGGGGGCGCGCTGGATCTGATCTTCCCGCACCACGAGAACGAGATCGCCCAGAGCGAGGCGGCCAGTGGCAAGCCGTTCGCCAAGTACTGGATGCACTGCGGCTTCCTGGACATCGAGGGCGCGAAGATGTCCAAGTCCCTGGGCAACGTGGTGCGCCTGAGGGACGCGCTGACGCGGGTGGATGCGGAGGCGCTGCGCTTCTTCTTCCTGTCGACGCACTACCGGCACCCGCTGCACTTCTCGGACAAGGCGATCGCCGACAGCGAGTACCGCCTGGAGTACTTCTACGAGACGCTGCGCAAGGTGGATGAGCGCGTGGGCGGGAAGGACTTCGGCCAGGGGCCTCTGCACGGCGAGCCCGGACGCTTCCTCCAGGAGTTCGAGGCGGCGATGGATGACGACTTCAACTGCCCGGGCGCCCTGGGGGCCCTCTCGGGGCTGTTCGGACAGATGAACGAGCTGGCCGACAAGCCCCCCGTGAAGGACAAGGCCCTGGTGGGCCGCACGCTGCAAGCCCTGCGGGAAACCGTGCGGAAGGTCTCCACCGTGCTGGGGCTGTTCGAGGATGAGCCCAGCCAGTGGCTGCTGCGCCGGCGGGACCGGGCCGTGAAGGAGCGGGGGATCGACGTGGGGCAGGTGGAGCGGTTGCTCACCGAGCGCAACGAGGCCCGCAAGTCCAAGAACTTCGCCGAGGCGGACCGGCTGCGCTCGGAGCTGAAGGGGCAGGGCGTGGAGATCATGGACACGGTCGGAGGGACTTCCTGGAAGGTCGCCTCTCCGGTCCCCGGGGCTGCCTGAGCCGGGCGTGAGGGAAGCCGCGCAAGGCGGGGGGCTCCGTGTTAGGGCTCTTCGCCATGAAGCGCCTGCTCGCACTGCTTGCCTGGGTCCTCTGCCTGCCAGCCTTGGCCCAGGGGACACCCCTCACGCTTCCCGAGGAAAAGGCCGCGGCGAAGGCCATCGAGGCACCCCTGCTGGCCAGCCACGTGCGCTTCCTCGCGCATGATCTCCTGGAGGGGCGGGGGCCTGGAACCCGGGGAGACGCGTTGGCCCAGGCGTATATCGCCTCCCAATTCGAGGGGCTCGGGCTGAAGCCCGCGGGCACGCAGGGAACGTATCTCCAGCCTTTCGAGCTCGTGGGGCTCGAGGGCCATCCGGAGACCCTGGCCTTCCACTCCGCTGCGGGGCGCACCGAGCTGAAGTTCCACGAGGACTTCATCGCGGTGTCCGGCGTCCAGACGCCCTGGGCCGCGCTGGAGAACTCGGAGCTGGTGTTCGTGGGCTACGGCATCGTCGCCCCCGAATACCAATGGGATGATTTCAAGGGGGTGGACCTGCGGGGAAAGACGCTGCTCATCCTCAACAGCGATCCGGCGGATGATCCGAACCTCTTCGCGGGCCGGACGCGGCTCTGGTACGGGCGCTGGGATTACAAGTATGGGCAGGCGGCCAAGGTAGGCGCCGCGGGCGCCATTCTCCTGCACACCACGCCGAGTGCGGGTTACCCGTGGCGCGTGGTGCAGACGTCGTGGACGGGCGAGCAGTTCGAGCTGCCGGCTGCGGAAGGCCCGCGTCTCCAGGTGAAGGCTTGGATGACCGAGGTGGCCACCCAGCGGCTCGTCCAATGGGGAGGGCAGGATCTGAAAGCACTCGTGGCGGCGGCGCAGAAGCGCGAGTTCCGGCCCGTGCCCCTCGGGGTGAAGGTCTCCACGCGCTTCCAGACCCAGGTCCGGCGCCGGCCCACCGCCAATGTGCTCGGCCTGCTGCCTGGAAGTGATCCGTCGCTGTCCGAGGAGGTGGTGCTCTACTCCGCGCACCATGATCACCTGGGCATGAGGGCGAACGCCCGGCCGGGCGAGGACGCCATCTACAACGGGGCGGTGGACAATGCCTCCGGGGTGGCGGAGATGCTCGCGGTGGCCCGTGCCTTCCACGCGCTGCCCCATCCGCCCCGCCGCTCCGTGCTCTTCGCCGCCGTGGCCGCCGAGGAGCAGGGGCTTCTGGGCTCGGAGTACCTCGCTGGCCATCTGCCGGTTCCCCCGGGCCGCATCGCCGTCAACATCAACATCGACGGTGCCAACATCAATGGCCGCACGAAGGACGTCACCGTCATCGGCCTGGGCAAGTCGAGCCTCGATTCCCTCATCACCGGACTGGCCCAGGCCCAAGGCCGGCGGGTGAAGGGCGACCTGCTGTCGGACAGGGGCTTCTTCTACCGGTCGGATCAATTCAACTTCGCGAAGCTCGGCATTCCCGCGGCGTACTTCAGCAGCGGCATGGACTTCGTGGGGAGGCCCGAAGGGTGGGGCAAGCAGCAGCGGGAGGCGTGGGAGGGGCAGCACTACCACCAGCCCTCCGACGAGCTGCGCCCGGAATGGGACTGGGCCGGTGCGGTGGAGGACACCCAGCTCTTCTTCCTGCTGGGCGCGCATGTGGCGCGCACACCCGAATTGCCCCGCTGGAATAAAGGGGACGAGTTCGAAGCCCCCCGGTTGAAGTCCCTGAAGCGGGCGAAATAGCCCCGCGTCCGTCCACTGGAGGGCAGGCATGCAGGAAGGGACAGCCTGCCCGGCGTCTGAATGTTAAATGTCCGGGCCATGCCGGACTTCCAGATCGTCAGTGCACACTCGCCGCAAGGCGACCAGCCCCGGGCCATCGCCGAGCTGACCGAGGGCCTGCTGCGCGGAGACCGCTACCAGACCCTGCTCGGTGTCACGGGCTCGGGCAAGACGTTCACCATGGCGAACCTCATCGCCAACGTGCAGCGGCCCACGCTCATCATCGCCCACAACAAGACCCTGGCTGCCCAGCTCTACGGTGAGTTCAAGGAAGTCTTCCCGAACAACGCCGTCGAGTACTTCGTCTCGTATTACGACTACTACCAGCCCGAGGCCTACGTCCCCTCGTCAGACACCTTCATCGAGAAGGATTCGTCCATCAACGACGAGATCGAACGCATGCGCCACTCGGCCACCCACAGCCTGCGCATCCGCGATGACGTGGTCATCGTGGCCAGCGTCTCCTGCATCTACGGCCTGGGCGCCGCGCGCTCCTACGTGGACATGGCGGCCACGGTGGTGTTGGGGGCCGAGCTGGGCCGCGATGCGTTCATGCGCAAGCTCATCGAGAGCCAGTACGAGCGCAGCGACTTCGACTTCCACCGGGGCACCTTCCGCGCCCGGGGCGATACCGTGGAGGTTTTTCCCGCCTACGAGGAGGAGCGCGCCGTCCGGGTGAGCTTCTTCGGCGACGAGGTGGAGAAGATCACCGAGTTCGATCCCCTGCGCGGCGTCACCCTGGGCACGCTGGACAAGATCGTCATCTTTCCTGCAAGCCACTACGCGACCGAAGGCGACACCCGCAAGAAGGCCGTCCAGACCATCCGCGACGAGCTGTCCGAGCGGCTCCAGGAGTTCAAGCGCGACGGCAAACTGCTGGAAGCGCAGCGGCTCGAGCAGCGCACGATGTTCGACCTGGAGATGATCGAGCAGGTGGGGTTCTGCAACGGCATCGAGAATTACTCGCGGCACTTCTCGGGCCGCGCGCCGGGGGAGCCGCCGCCGTGCCTCATCGACTACTTCCCCCGGAACATGCTCGTGCTCGTGGATGAGAGCCACCAGACCGTCTCGCAGATCGGCGCCATGTACCGGGGAGATCGCTCGCGCAAGGAGACGCTGGTGAACTACGGCTTCCGGCTGCCGAGCGCGCTGGACAACCGGCCCCTGAAGTTCACCGAGTTCGAGGAGATGGTGCAACAGGCCGTCTTCGTCTCCGCCACGCCGGCCGAGTACGAGCTCCAGAAGAGCAAGGGCGTGGTGGTCGAGCAGATCATCCGTCCCACGGGCCTGACGGATCCCGAGGTCGAGGTCCGCCCCGCGCGCAACCAGGTGGATGATTTGCTGGAAGAGGTCCGCAAGCGCGTGGCGAAGCAGGAGCGCGTGCTGGCCACGACGCTCACCAAGCGCATGGCGGAGGACCTCACCGAGTACTTCACCGACGTGGGCGTCAAGGTGCGCTACCTGCACTCGGACATCGGCGCCATCGAGCGCACCGCGATCATCCGGGATCTGCGCAAGGGGGTGTTCGACGTGCTGGTGGGCATCAACCTCCTACGGGAAGGTCTGGACATTCCCGAGGTGTCCCTGGTGGCCATCCTCGATGCGGACAAGGAGGGCTTCCTGCGCAGCCACGTCTCGCTCATCCAGACCATTGGCCGCGCGGCGCGCAACCTCCATGGCCACGTCATCATGTACTCGGACTCGATGACCGACTCGATGACGCGCGCCATCGAGGAGACCCGCAGGCGGCGGGAGGTGCAGCGCGCTTACAACGAAGAGCACGGCATCACCCCGCGCTCGGTCAAGAGTTCCATCCTCGACTTGTCGCTCCAGTACGATGCGGATCCCACCGCGCTGCCGCTGGCGGCCGATGCCGCCAATGATCTGCTCGACACGAAGGAGATCAAACGCCTCATCGAGGAGTTCACCAAGGACATGCAGCACGCGGCGGACGAGATGCAGTTCGAGAAGGCGGCGCAGTTCCGCGACCGCATCGTGCTGCTCAAGGACATGGACCTGGGCCTCAAGCCGGCCAGCCGCTCGCTCTTGCAGTCTCCCCCCAAGGCCGAGGACAAGGCGCCCATGAAGGGCCACCGGGGCCATGCGGCCAAGGGCCGCAGAAAGCGTTAGCCCCCCATGGACGCCCGGCTCCAGGACAAGCTGGACGCACTGCCCACCGAACCCGGCGTGTACCTGATGAAGGACCGCCGGGGCCTCGTCATCTACGTGGGCAAGGCGATCAATCTGCGCAACCGGGTACGCTCGTACTTCACCCGCACCGGGGACACGCGCGCCTTCATCGCCCTGCTCGACACGATGCTGGCGGACATCGAGACGGTGCTCGTCCACAACGAGAAGGAAGCGCTCCTCCTCGAAAACGAGCTCATCAAGAAGCACAAGCCGCGCTTCAACGTCCTGCTCAAGGACGACAAGCAGTTCATCTCCTTGCGGCTCGATCGGAGCCAGCCGTATCCCCGGCTGGAAGTGGTGCGCAAGTACGAGCGGGACGGGGCGCGCTACTTCGGGCCGTACTCCAGCGCGGGCGCCATCCGCGAGACGCTTCGCATCATCAACCGCTACTTCCACCTGCGCACCTGCACGGACCATGTGCTGGCCAACCGCAAGCGGCCCTGTCTGCTGCACCAGATCGGCCGCTGCCCGGCCCCGTGCGTCTACCCGGTTCCCCCCGAGGACTACCGCCGCAGCGTGGACGAGGTGGGGCTGTTCCTGGAGGGCAAGGCGGGGGAGTTGGTGGACGGGCTCCGGGGGCGCATGAAGCGCGCCGCCTCCGAGCTGAAGTTCGAGGAGGCCGCGCGCCTGAGGGATCAGCTCCAGGCCATCGAGCGCAGCCTGGAGCGGCAGAAGGTGGCCACCACCGACTTCAAGGATCAGGACGTCTTCGCCTCCTACCGGGAGGGAGACCGCATCCTCTTCTACGTCCTCTGGGTGCGGCAGGGCCGGCTCAACGGCGGCCAGGCCTTCCCCTTCGGCAGCCAGGAGTTCCCCGACGAGGAGCTGCTCGCCTCCTTCGTCAACCTCTATTACGACCAGGGCAGCTTCGTGCCCGAAGAGGTCCTCCTGCCGCTGGAGCCGGAGAGCCTGGAGGGGCTGGAGGCGCTCCTGTCCGAGCGCAAGGGGCAGAAGGTCCGCGTGCTGGTGCCCAAGCGCGGCGAGAAGCACGAGCTGGTGCTCATGGCGCGCAAGAACGCCGAGCAGTCCTTCGCCGAGCGCAAGCGGACGAAGGACGAGACGGACGCGGTGCTGGGCCGGCTTCAGCAGAAGCTGAACCTGCGCAACTACCCGCGCCGCATGGAGTGCTTCGACATCTCGCACTTCCAGGGCTCCAGCATCGTCGCCTCCCAGGTGGCCGTCACCGACGGAGAGACCGACAAGTCCCGTTACCGCCGCTACAAGATCAAAACCCTGGAGAAGCAGGATGACTTCGCCAGCATGTACGAAGTCATCTCCCGGCGGCTCAAGCGGGGTCAGGAAGAGAAGGACTTGCCGGACCTCCTGGTGATCGATGGAGGCAAGGGCCAGCTTGCCAGCGCCCACGCGGCCATGAAGGACCTGGGAATCGAAGGCGTGGACGTGGTGGGGCTCGCCAAGAGCCGGGATCAGGAAGTGTTTGATCGGGACGCCGAGAGCGCTCGCAGCCCTGAACGCGTCTTCGTCCTGGGTCGCAAGGACCCCATCGTGCTGCCGCAGAACTCAGCGGAAATCTTCATGCTCACGCGCATGCGGGATGAGGCGCACCGCTTCGCCATCACCTTTCAACGCAAGGATCTGCGCAAGAGCCGCATCCATTCGGCCCTGGAGGACATTCCGGGAGTGGGGGAGGGCCGGCGCAAGGTGCTGCTGCGTCATTTTGGCTCGCTCAAGCGGGTAGGCGAGGCCAGCATCGAGGAACTGGCGGAGCTCATCGGTCCGTCCCTGGCCGAGCGTGTCCACGCGGGCCTTCACGGGCATCCCGATGAGGACACCTCCGACCCGGTCCGAGATGCCTCGCTGGCCGACGCTGACGCGGCAATAGGCGAAAAATCCTCACAGGGAGGGTCGCCAGCTGGCTCGGCATGATTAATTTTTGCTCGGGAATTCAGAGCGGAAAGTGCGCTGGAACCACGAAGTTCCAGGGATTTTTCATTGCGGCTGGACAGGGCGCTGTTTTATAGCGATCCGCATTCGTCGAGCACGCAATACAGGGTGAGGGGTGGACACATGAGGCTCTATCCGAAGGTGATCCCGATCATCTCTCGCGAGTGCATCCAGCAGCTGACGCAGGATGGGGACATCGAAGTCGAGATGATGCGGGTGGCGGACGCCGAGATGGATCTGTCGGCCATCATGCGTGAGTACCTCGCCAACGAGGAGCGCGTGAACCAGGCGACGCGCGAGGCGCTGGAGCGGCGTGGGTACGACTACTCCAAGTTCAACCAGGTCAAGCGTGAGATGGCCGACGTCCGCGGCTTCAAGATGGGCGACGAGGGCATCGAATACGTCATCAACCAGATGATCGAGTTCCTGCTCATCAGCCGCAATGTCGAGGAAGTGTTCTCTCCCGACAATGTGCTGCGCGCGAAGATTTTCAGTGTGATGAAGAAGCACCTCGATGTGGACGAT encodes the following:
- the uvrC gene encoding excinuclease ABC subunit UvrC, whose amino-acid sequence is MDARLQDKLDALPTEPGVYLMKDRRGLVIYVGKAINLRNRVRSYFTRTGDTRAFIALLDTMLADIETVLVHNEKEALLLENELIKKHKPRFNVLLKDDKQFISLRLDRSQPYPRLEVVRKYERDGARYFGPYSSAGAIRETLRIINRYFHLRTCTDHVLANRKRPCLLHQIGRCPAPCVYPVPPEDYRRSVDEVGLFLEGKAGELVDGLRGRMKRAASELKFEEAARLRDQLQAIERSLERQKVATTDFKDQDVFASYREGDRILFYVLWVRQGRLNGGQAFPFGSQEFPDEELLASFVNLYYDQGSFVPEEVLLPLEPESLEGLEALLSERKGQKVRVLVPKRGEKHELVLMARKNAEQSFAERKRTKDETDAVLGRLQQKLNLRNYPRRMECFDISHFQGSSIVASQVAVTDGETDKSRYRRYKIKTLEKQDDFASMYEVISRRLKRGQEEKDLPDLLVIDGGKGQLASAHAAMKDLGIEGVDVVGLAKSRDQEVFDRDAESARSPERVFVLGRKDPIVLPQNSAEIFMLTRMRDEAHRFAITFQRKDLRKSRIHSALEDIPGVGEGRRKVLLRHFGSLKRVGEASIEELAELIGPSLAERVHAGLHGHPDEDTSDPVRDASLADADAAIGEKSSQGGSPAGSA
- a CDS encoding DUF507 family protein, whose translation is MRLYPKVIPIISRECIQQLTQDGDIEVEMMRVADAEMDLSAIMREYLANEERVNQATREALERRGYDYSKFNQVKREMADVRGFKMGDEGIEYVINQMIEFLLISRNVEEVFSPDNVLRAKIFSVMKKHLDVDDEIDKEARSRLKHLQEGTSAFDIEYNKTVEQIRRARGLI